The following coding sequences are from one Streptomyces sp. NBC_01232 window:
- a CDS encoding Fpg/Nei family DNA glycosylase, translated as MPEGDSIRRAATRLHAALAGRPLTRSDLRVPRFATADLTGRTTLDVTPRGKHLLARFEGGLTLHSHLRMDGAWHVFAPGEKWRGGPAHEIRAVLGTADHTAVGYRLPVLELIRTAEEDRAVGHLGPDLLGPDWDPALAAANLLAAPERSLGEALLDQRNLAGIGNIYKAELCFLAQVTPWTPVGALPESTLPRLASAAHRLLAANTGERPGPRNTTGSRRPGQDLFVYGRTHRPCLRCGTPVREAPQDDRPTYWCPRCQSGPTP; from the coding sequence ATGCCCGAAGGCGACAGCATCCGGCGCGCCGCGACCCGGCTCCACGCCGCCCTGGCAGGCCGCCCGCTCACCCGCAGCGACCTCCGCGTCCCCCGCTTCGCCACCGCCGACCTCACCGGCCGCACCACCCTCGACGTCACCCCCCGCGGCAAACACCTCCTCGCCCGCTTCGAGGGCGGCCTCACGCTCCACAGCCACCTCCGCATGGACGGTGCCTGGCACGTCTTCGCCCCCGGCGAGAAGTGGCGCGGCGGCCCCGCCCACGAGATCCGGGCCGTCCTCGGCACGGCCGACCACACGGCCGTCGGCTACCGCCTCCCCGTCCTCGAGCTGATCCGGACCGCCGAGGAGGACCGCGCCGTGGGCCACCTCGGCCCCGATCTCCTCGGACCGGACTGGGATCCCGCCCTCGCCGCCGCCAACCTCCTCGCCGCCCCCGAGCGGTCCCTCGGCGAGGCGCTGCTCGACCAGCGCAACCTCGCCGGGATCGGCAACATCTACAAGGCCGAGCTCTGCTTCCTGGCCCAGGTCACGCCGTGGACCCCGGTCGGCGCGCTCCCCGAGTCGACACTCCCCCGGCTGGCCTCCGCAGCCCACCGCCTGCTGGCCGCGAACACCGGCGAGCGGCCGGGTCCCCGCAACACGACCGGCAGCCGCCGCCCCGGCCAGGACCTCTTCGTCTACGGCCGCACGCACCGCCCCTGCCTGCGCTGCGGCACCCCCGTCCGGGAGGCTCCCCAGGACGACCGCCCCACCTACTGGTGCCCCCGCTGCCAGTCCG
- a CDS encoding ATP-dependent helicase: MAGAALDSFSPATRSWFTGAFVTPTTAQEGAWRAIGEGSDVLVVAPTGSGKTLAAFLAALDRLASVPPPAEPKKRCRVLYVSPLKALAVDVERNLRSPLTGIRQESVRLGLPEPDIRVGIRSGDTPPAERRALATRPPDILITTPESLFLMLTSAARDALAGIETVILDEVHAVAGTKRGAHLALSLERLDELLPRPARRIGLSATVRPVDEVARYLAPRGKVEIVQPPSTKEFDLSVVVPVQDMGELGGSPATEGREGGDKPSIWPHVEERIADLVQAHRSTIVFANSRRLAERLCNRLNEIAYERAMGEKLPEGAPPAEVMAQSGAALGAPPLLARAHHGSVSKEQRALVEEDLKAGRLPAVVATSSLELGIDMGAVDLVVQVESPPSVASGLQRVGRAGHQVGAVSTGVVFPKYRGDLVQAAVVTERMRTGAIESLRVPSNPLDVLAQQLVAMVAMDTWQLDDLLALVRRAAPFAALPESAFTAVLDMLAGRYPSDAFAELRPRVVWDRVAGTITGRPGAQRLAVTSGGTIPDRGLFGVFLAGSDPKKGGGRVGELDEEMVYESRVGDVFTLGTTSWRIEDITRDRVLVTPAPGVPGRLPFWKGDQLGRPLELGRAVGAFLRELGGLGEEDARLRLLAAGLDAWAAENVLAYLAEQREACGHVPDDRTIVVERFRDELGDWRVVVHSPFGAQVHAPWALALGARLAEKYGMDAQVMHADDGIVLRLPDADLLSMDLLDHDPAAPQGFEFDDEKAPLGAADVAFDHGDVQQIVTDQVGGSALFASRFRECAARALLLPRRSPGRRTPLWQQRQRASQLLQVASEFGSFPIVLEAVRECLQDVFDVPGLTELMGDIEARRVRLVEVTTPEPSPFARSLLFGYVAQFLYEGDSPLAERRAAALSLDSRLLAELLGQAELRELLDAQVLEELERELQWLTEDRRAKDPESVADLLRLLGPLTPGQLTERGADPAWAQELTAARRAIQVRIGGTDHWAAIEDAGRLRDALGTALPVGVPEAFTEPVKDPLGDLLARYARTHGPFTTAAVAARFGLGAAVTEGALHRLAAAGRVVQGEFHPAGIGQEWCDATVLRRLRRRSLAALRQELEPVPPTSLATFLPQWQHLGGALRGLDGLARAVEQLQGAPVPASALERLILPSRVSGYSPGLLDELTTAGEVVWAGAGALPGKDGWISLYLAEAAPLLLPPPHPLEQSPLHQAVLASLAGGYGLFFRQIAQSIRGEFPEVSDIALSEAVWDLAWSGRLTNDTLGPLRSLLGSGRTAGSTAHRARRTVPRGRYGTLSATVSRTGPPTVSGRWSLLPGAAPDPTHRAHALARTLLDRHGVVTRGAVAAEGVEGGFSAVYRVLAAFEDSGQARRGYVVEGLGAAQFAMDGAVDRLRAAERTPPPLAAVVLAAADPANAYGAALPWPEPPAGATHKPGRKAGSLVVLVDGELTLYLERGGKTLLAWPPPEDPRLTAATAALAAASRAGTLPALTVERINAAAALTSPLGRTLEAAGFHATPRGLRLRS, encoded by the coding sequence ATGGCAGGCGCTGCGCTCGACTCGTTCTCCCCCGCGACCCGCTCGTGGTTCACGGGGGCCTTCGTCACGCCCACCACCGCCCAGGAGGGTGCCTGGCGCGCGATCGGGGAGGGCTCGGACGTGCTGGTGGTGGCCCCCACCGGCTCCGGCAAGACCCTGGCCGCGTTCCTCGCCGCCCTCGACCGGCTCGCCTCGGTCCCGCCGCCCGCCGAGCCGAAGAAGCGCTGCCGCGTGCTGTACGTATCGCCCCTGAAGGCCCTGGCCGTCGATGTAGAGCGCAATCTCCGCAGCCCGCTGACGGGCATCCGCCAGGAGTCGGTGCGCCTCGGCCTGCCCGAGCCGGACATCCGGGTGGGGATCCGCTCCGGCGACACCCCGCCCGCCGAGCGCCGGGCGCTGGCCACGCGCCCGCCGGACATCCTCATCACCACGCCCGAGTCGCTGTTCCTGATGCTGACCTCGGCGGCCCGGGACGCCCTCGCCGGGATCGAGACGGTGATCCTGGACGAGGTGCACGCGGTCGCGGGGACCAAGCGCGGGGCCCATCTCGCGCTCTCCCTGGAGCGGCTGGACGAGCTGCTGCCGCGCCCGGCGCGCAGGATCGGGCTGTCGGCGACGGTCCGGCCGGTGGACGAGGTGGCCCGGTACCTCGCACCGCGCGGCAAGGTGGAGATCGTCCAGCCGCCGTCGACCAAGGAGTTCGACCTGTCGGTGGTCGTCCCGGTGCAGGACATGGGCGAGTTGGGGGGCTCTCCCGCGACCGAGGGCAGGGAGGGCGGGGACAAGCCGTCGATCTGGCCGCATGTGGAGGAGCGGATCGCCGATCTGGTGCAGGCGCACCGCTCGACGATCGTGTTCGCCAACTCCCGCCGGCTCGCGGAGCGGCTGTGCAACCGGCTCAATGAGATCGCGTACGAGCGCGCCATGGGCGAGAAGCTGCCGGAGGGAGCGCCCCCGGCCGAGGTCATGGCCCAGTCGGGGGCAGCCCTGGGAGCCCCGCCGCTGCTGGCCCGCGCGCACCACGGCTCGGTGTCCAAGGAGCAGCGGGCCCTGGTGGAGGAGGATCTGAAGGCGGGCCGACTGCCCGCCGTGGTCGCCACCTCCAGCCTGGAGCTGGGCATCGACATGGGCGCGGTGGACCTGGTGGTGCAGGTGGAGTCCCCGCCGTCGGTGGCCTCGGGACTGCAGCGGGTGGGACGTGCCGGGCACCAGGTGGGCGCGGTCTCCACCGGTGTGGTCTTCCCCAAGTACCGCGGCGACCTGGTGCAGGCGGCGGTGGTCACCGAGCGGATGCGCACGGGGGCGATCGAGTCCCTGCGGGTGCCCTCCAATCCGCTCGACGTGCTGGCGCAGCAGCTGGTCGCGATGGTGGCGATGGACACCTGGCAGCTGGACGACCTGCTCGCCCTGGTGCGGCGGGCGGCGCCCTTCGCGGCGCTGCCCGAATCGGCGTTCACGGCGGTGCTGGACATGCTGGCCGGTCGCTATCCGTCGGACGCGTTCGCCGAGCTCAGGCCGCGCGTGGTCTGGGACCGGGTGGCAGGGACGATCACGGGCCGGCCGGGGGCCCAGCGCCTCGCGGTCACCTCGGGCGGCACGATCCCCGACCGCGGTCTCTTCGGAGTCTTCCTCGCGGGCTCCGACCCGAAGAAGGGCGGCGGCCGGGTCGGGGAGCTCGACGAGGAGATGGTCTACGAGTCCCGGGTCGGCGATGTCTTCACGCTGGGCACCACCTCGTGGCGGATCGAGGACATCACCCGCGACCGGGTCCTGGTCACCCCCGCTCCCGGGGTGCCGGGGCGGCTGCCGTTCTGGAAGGGCGACCAGCTCGGCCGCCCGCTCGAACTGGGCCGCGCGGTGGGCGCGTTCCTCCGCGAGCTCGGCGGCCTGGGCGAGGAGGACGCCCGGCTGCGGCTGCTGGCGGCGGGCCTGGACGCCTGGGCCGCCGAGAACGTCCTGGCGTACCTCGCGGAACAGCGCGAGGCCTGCGGGCACGTCCCCGACGACCGGACCATCGTGGTGGAGCGGTTCCGTGACGAGCTGGGCGACTGGCGGGTCGTGGTCCACTCCCCCTTCGGCGCGCAGGTGCACGCGCCGTGGGCGCTGGCGCTGGGCGCCCGCCTCGCCGAGAAGTACGGCATGGACGCGCAGGTGATGCACGCCGACGACGGGATCGTGCTCCGGCTCCCCGACGCGGACCTGCTGTCCATGGACCTCCTGGACCACGATCCTGCCGCTCCGCAGGGGTTCGAGTTCGACGACGAGAAGGCCCCGCTGGGCGCGGCCGACGTGGCCTTCGACCACGGCGACGTCCAGCAGATCGTCACCGACCAGGTCGGCGGCTCCGCACTGTTCGCCTCCCGCTTCCGCGAGTGCGCGGCCCGCGCCCTGCTGCTGCCGCGCCGCAGCCCGGGCCGGCGCACCCCGCTGTGGCAGCAGCGGCAGCGCGCCTCCCAGCTGCTGCAGGTGGCCTCGGAGTTCGGCTCCTTCCCGATCGTGCTGGAGGCCGTGCGCGAATGCCTCCAGGACGTCTTCGACGTGCCCGGACTGACCGAGCTGATGGGTGACATCGAGGCGCGCCGTGTCCGGCTCGTCGAGGTCACCACGCCGGAGCCCTCCCCCTTCGCCCGTTCCCTCCTCTTCGGTTATGTGGCCCAGTTCCTCTACGAGGGCGACTCGCCGCTGGCCGAGCGCAGGGCGGCCGCGCTGTCGCTGGACTCCCGGCTGCTGGCCGAGCTGCTCGGCCAGGCGGAACTGCGCGAACTCCTCGACGCCCAGGTGCTGGAGGAGCTGGAACGGGAGCTCCAGTGGCTCACCGAGGACCGGCGGGCCAAGGATCCCGAGTCGGTGGCCGACCTGCTGCGCCTGCTGGGCCCGCTGACGCCGGGCCAGTTGACCGAGCGCGGGGCCGATCCGGCCTGGGCGCAGGAGCTCACGGCGGCCCGCCGCGCCATCCAGGTCAGGATCGGCGGCACGGACCACTGGGCGGCGATCGAGGACGCGGGCCGGCTGCGGGACGCGCTGGGCACGGCGCTGCCCGTCGGCGTCCCGGAGGCGTTCACCGAACCGGTCAAGGACCCGCTCGGCGACCTGCTCGCCCGGTACGCCCGCACCCACGGGCCCTTCACCACGGCAGCGGTCGCCGCCCGCTTCGGCCTGGGCGCGGCGGTGACCGAGGGCGCCCTGCACCGGCTGGCCGCGGCCGGCCGGGTGGTGCAGGGCGAGTTCCACCCGGCGGGCATCGGGCAGGAGTGGTGCGACGCGACGGTGCTGCGCAGGCTCCGCCGCCGCTCCCTCGCCGCGCTCCGCCAGGAGCTGGAACCGGTCCCGCCCACCTCGCTGGCCACCTTCCTGCCCCAGTGGCAGCACCTGGGCGGGGCCCTGCGCGGCCTCGACGGCCTGGCCCGGGCGGTCGAACAGCTCCAGGGCGCCCCGGTCCCGGCCTCCGCGCTGGAACGGCTGATCCTCCCCTCCCGGGTGAGCGGGTACTCCCCCGGCCTCCTGGACGAGCTGACCACCGCGGGCGAGGTGGTCTGGGCCGGCGCGGGAGCCCTCCCCGGCAAGGACGGCTGGATCTCCCTCTACCTGGCGGAGGCGGCCCCGCTGCTGCTGCCCCCGCCGCACCCGCTGGAGCAGAGCCCCCTCCACCAGGCGGTCCTGGCGTCCCTCGCGGGCGGGTACGGCCTGTTCTTCCGGCAGATCGCGCAGTCGATCCGGGGCGAGTTCCCCGAGGTGTCCGACATCGCGCTCTCCGAGGCGGTGTGGGACCTTGCCTGGTCGGGCCGGCTCACCAACGACACCCTGGGCCCGTTGCGCTCCCTGCTCGGCTCGGGCCGCACGGCGGGCTCGACGGCGCACCGGGCCCGGCGTACGGTCCCCCGCGGCCGGTACGGCACGCTCAGCGCGACCGTGTCCCGTACCGGGCCGCCCACGGTCTCCGGGCGCTGGTCGCTCCTTCCGGGCGCGGCCCCCGACCCGACCCACCGGGCCCACGCCCTGGCCCGCACCCTGCTGGACCGGCACGGGGTGGTGACCCGCGGAGCGGTGGCCGCGGAAGGCGTGGAGGGCGGCTTCAGCGCGGTCTACCGCGTCCTGGCGGCCTTCGAGGACAGCGGCCAGGCCCGCCGGGGCTATGTGGTCGAGGGGCTGGGCGCGGCCCAGTTCGCGATGGACGGCGCGGTGGACCGCCTCCGGGCCGCCGAGCGGACCCCGCCCCCGCTGGCGGCGGTGGTCCTGGCGGCCGCCGACCCGGCGAACGCGTACGGCGCGGCCCTGCCCTGGCCCGAACCCCCGGCCGGGGCCACCCACAAGCCGGGCCGCAAGGCGGGCTCCCTCGTCGTCCTGGTCGACGGGGAACTGACCCTCTACCTGGAGCGCGGCGGCAAGACCCTGCTGGCCTGGCCCCCGCCGGAGGACCCCCGGCTCACGGCGGCCACGGCCGCCCTGGCCGCGGCCTCGCGCGCGGGCACGCTCCCGGCCCTCACGGTGGAGCGCATCAATGCGGCCGCGGCCCTGACCTCTCCGCTGGGACGGACCCTGGAGGCGGCCGGTTTCCACGCGACGCCGAGGGGTTTGCGCTTGCGTTCCTGA
- a CDS encoding AraC family transcriptional regulator, producing MGTDEGAAGRREWARHWQYAELPGLDLLRAHYVRHTFPRHAHDGYVIAAVTGGIEEIGLPGHVVRAGPGSVVLINPEVPHTARAGVPEGWAYATLYPSSELIAEVADEIGTLRGTPGFTADMVADAPGARAITEVHRAAEAGNALAADTLLRSVVARMLTRHAGPLPARTVQGAGGADAAAARAVLQERMADPPSLEQLAAELGTSPFALLRAFRERYGMPPHTWLTDARVRRARRLLDAGTAPAEAAVTVGFTDQPHLNRHFTRIVGVPPGAYRRERAAG from the coding sequence ATGGGCACGGACGAGGGCGCCGCGGGCCGCCGGGAGTGGGCACGGCACTGGCAGTACGCGGAACTGCCCGGCCTCGACCTGCTGCGCGCCCACTACGTACGCCACACCTTCCCGCGCCACGCGCACGACGGGTACGTCATCGCGGCCGTCACCGGCGGCATCGAGGAGATCGGGCTCCCCGGGCACGTGGTGCGCGCCGGGCCGGGCAGCGTGGTCCTGATCAACCCCGAAGTCCCGCACACCGCGCGCGCCGGGGTGCCCGAGGGCTGGGCGTACGCCACCCTCTACCCCTCCAGTGAGCTGATCGCGGAGGTCGCCGACGAGATCGGCACCCTGCGCGGCACCCCCGGCTTCACGGCCGACATGGTCGCCGACGCCCCGGGCGCCCGGGCGATCACCGAGGTCCACCGGGCCGCCGAGGCGGGCAACGCGCTGGCCGCCGACACGCTGCTGCGGAGCGTGGTGGCCCGGATGCTGACCCGGCACGCAGGCCCGCTGCCCGCCCGTACGGTGCAGGGCGCGGGCGGCGCCGACGCGGCGGCGGCGCGGGCCGTACTGCAGGAGCGGATGGCAGACCCGCCGTCGCTGGAGCAGCTCGCGGCGGAGCTGGGAACGAGCCCCTTCGCCCTGCTGCGGGCCTTCCGCGAGCGGTACGGGATGCCGCCGCACACCTGGCTGACCGACGCCCGGGTCCGCCGGGCGCGCCGGCTCCTCGACGCCGGCACGGCGCCGGCGGAGGCGGCCGTCACCGTCGGCTTCACCGACCAGCCGCACCTGAACCGGCACTTCACACGCATCGTGGGCGTGCCGCCGGGCGCGTACCGGCGGGAGCGGGCGGCCGGTTAG
- a CDS encoding DUF2716 domain-containing protein: MAREGVRMDRLERARVLGVYTAQVRGRVPRWPPTGAVVELDGPLVRTHCGTHGTVGHGPLTDIPRAGIAELVGRGTDAFAARGEPVRWKVHGHDPGALAAELTAAGFTAGPERSLLVAEFARLEPLTALERGRAPRAGVHSLISSGSGSPWWEAARALAEAPGPHPEPHAEPLADFEADGGPVWKERDAAVLLEDGRVIAAGWAEVPRGTDFLVIGGVTGPHAEFPRAWRELVTPPEHYHRSLHRPVPYCVAEAAGELRTALLAAGFAELTTVRTHHWAPPAVPARSRPVALLDPRCEDRLWDRVEREYGFQPRIERFCAFEGPAGGATWRLDRALADEPERIVRPALQAVTRPGERLAWLDWNHTCYDFDPHRVGGPGEPDWPGEAYPNGDYHLFLDHDLRFGTFGHPWEETLTVFGADLLAAVGGGLTALLGEPLRRTG; encoded by the coding sequence TTGGCCAGGGAGGGCGTACGGATGGACCGGCTGGAGCGGGCCCGGGTGCTGGGGGTGTACACGGCACAGGTGCGGGGGCGGGTGCCCCGGTGGCCGCCGACCGGAGCCGTGGTGGAGCTGGACGGTCCCCTCGTGCGGACCCACTGCGGCACGCACGGGACCGTCGGCCACGGGCCGCTGACGGACATCCCGCGCGCCGGGATCGCGGAGCTGGTGGGGCGCGGGACGGACGCCTTCGCCGCGCGCGGTGAGCCCGTGCGGTGGAAGGTCCACGGTCACGATCCGGGCGCCCTGGCCGCCGAACTGACGGCCGCCGGGTTCACGGCCGGTCCGGAACGCTCGCTGCTGGTGGCCGAGTTCGCCCGGCTGGAACCCCTCACAGCCCTGGAGCGGGGCCGGGCGCCCCGGGCCGGGGTGCACAGCCTGATCAGCAGCGGCTCGGGTTCCCCCTGGTGGGAGGCGGCCCGGGCCCTGGCCGAGGCCCCCGGTCCGCACCCCGAACCGCACGCCGAGCCGCTCGCCGACTTCGAGGCCGACGGCGGGCCGGTGTGGAAGGAGCGGGACGCGGCGGTGCTCCTCGAGGACGGCCGTGTCATCGCCGCGGGCTGGGCGGAGGTGCCCCGGGGCACCGACTTCCTCGTGATCGGCGGTGTGACGGGCCCGCACGCGGAGTTCCCCAGGGCCTGGCGCGAGCTGGTGACGCCGCCGGAGCACTACCACCGCAGCCTGCATCGGCCCGTGCCCTATTGCGTCGCCGAGGCGGCGGGAGAGCTCCGGACGGCCCTGCTCGCGGCCGGTTTCGCCGAGCTGACCACCGTACGCACCCATCACTGGGCCCCGCCCGCGGTCCCGGCGCGGTCCCGGCCGGTCGCCCTGCTCGACCCGCGGTGCGAGGACCGGCTGTGGGACCGGGTGGAACGCGAGTACGGCTTCCAGCCCAGAATCGAGCGGTTCTGCGCGTTCGAGGGCCCGGCCGGCGGTGCCACGTGGCGGCTCGACCGCGCGCTCGCCGACGAGCCGGAACGGATCGTGCGCCCGGCGCTGCAGGCGGTCACCCGCCCCGGCGAGCGGCTGGCCTGGCTCGACTGGAACCACACCTGCTACGACTTCGACCCCCACCGGGTGGGCGGGCCCGGCGAGCCGGACTGGCCGGGCGAGGCGTACCCGAACGGCGACTACCACCTCTTCCTCGACCACGACCTGCGCTTCGGCACCTTCGGTCACCCCTGGGAGGAGACCCTCACCGTCTTCGGGGCCGATCTGCTGGCCGCCGTCGGGGGAGGGCTGACCGCGCTGCTCGGCGAGCCGCTGCGGCGCACCGGATGA
- a CDS encoding AzlC family ABC transporter permease — protein MQETPEGVAGGRPRAAVVRDALGVGVAVGLSGFAFGVTAAGAGVSTLQACVLSLLVFTGASQFALVGALAAGGNPFTAAAGAFFLGTRNAFYGLRLSQLLKLPRAVRPLAAHWVIDETTAVALAQPDRKSARLGFTVTGLTLYALWNLTTLLGALGAEAIGDTNAWGLDAAGPAVFLALLAPMLKTSTERAVAALALVLGLGFLPVLPAGVPVLIAALAAPVVLWMKGRRP, from the coding sequence ATGCAGGAGACCCCCGAGGGGGTCGCCGGGGGACGGCCGCGCGCCGCTGTCGTGCGCGACGCGCTCGGGGTCGGGGTGGCCGTCGGGCTGTCCGGGTTCGCATTCGGGGTGACCGCCGCCGGGGCCGGCGTCAGCACCCTGCAGGCCTGCGTGCTGAGCCTGCTCGTCTTCACCGGCGCCTCGCAGTTCGCCCTGGTCGGGGCGCTGGCGGCGGGCGGGAACCCGTTCACCGCCGCCGCCGGGGCCTTCTTCCTCGGCACCCGCAACGCCTTCTACGGGCTGCGGCTGTCGCAGCTGCTCAAGCTGCCCCGCGCCGTGCGGCCGCTCGCCGCGCACTGGGTGATCGACGAGACCACCGCCGTCGCCCTGGCCCAGCCCGACCGCAAGTCGGCCCGCCTCGGCTTCACCGTCACCGGGCTCACCCTCTACGCGCTGTGGAACCTCACCACCCTGCTCGGCGCCCTCGGCGCCGAGGCCATCGGGGACACCAACGCGTGGGGGCTGGACGCCGCCGGGCCCGCCGTGTTCCTGGCCCTGCTGGCGCCGATGCTGAAGACCTCCACCGAGCGGGCCGTCGCCGCCCTCGCGCTCGTCCTCGGGCTCGGCTTCCTGCCCGTGCTGCCCGCCGGAGTGCCCGTGCTGATCGCCGCTCTGGCCGCCCCCGTCGTGCTGTGGATGAAGGGACGCCGCCCGTGA
- a CDS encoding AzlD domain-containing protein, whose translation MNVWIAIGLTVLGCYAVKLAGLLVPAGALERPLVRRLAALLPVALLAALTAQQTFSTGSALVVDARAAGLAAAGLALLLRAPFLVVVAAAVVVTAGVRALGG comes from the coding sequence GTGAACGTCTGGATCGCCATCGGACTGACCGTCCTCGGCTGCTACGCCGTCAAGCTCGCCGGGCTGCTCGTTCCCGCCGGGGCCCTGGAGCGGCCGCTCGTACGCCGCCTGGCCGCCCTGCTGCCGGTCGCCCTGCTCGCCGCGCTCACCGCCCAGCAGACCTTCAGCACCGGGTCCGCCCTCGTCGTCGACGCCCGCGCCGCCGGACTCGCGGCCGCCGGGCTGGCCCTGCTGCTGCGCGCCCCGTTCCTCGTCGTGGTCGCCGCCGCCGTCGTCGTCACCGCGGGGGTACGGGCCCTGGGGGGCTGA
- a CDS encoding DUF3046 domain-containing protein → MRLTIFWERMAEHFGAGYADSFARDHVMTELGGRTVHQALDAGWEAKDVWRAVCSAMDVPASLR, encoded by the coding sequence ATGCGGTTGACGATTTTCTGGGAACGGATGGCGGAGCACTTCGGTGCGGGCTACGCCGACTCCTTCGCGCGGGACCACGTCATGACGGAGCTGGGCGGGCGCACCGTCCACCAGGCGCTGGACGCGGGCTGGGAGGCCAAGGACGTCTGGCGCGCGGTGTGTTCGGCGATGGACGTGCCGGCGTCGCTGCGCTGA
- a CDS encoding AI-2E family transporter has protein sequence MPRWLPRAVILVLALVACFQLGSWAFHQLIGLLVNILIAFFLALAIEPAVARMAARGVRRGLATFLVFLAVFVAVAGFLALLGSILAGQIVAMVEGFPGYLDRVIHSINDTFRTDLSRLEIQESLLRSDWLRKYVQNSATGVLDVSATVLGGLFKLLTIGLFSFYFAADGPRLRRALCSVLPPAKQAEVLRAWEIAVAKTGGYLYSRGLMALISGVAHYIVLAVLGVPYAPALAVWVGLVSQFIPTIGTYLAGALPMLLAFTVNPWYALYVLGFVVIYQQFENYVLQPKLTSKTVDIHPAVAFGSVVAGTALLGAVGALIAIPAIATLQSFLGAYVKRYELTQDADSSTARPRRRVRLPGLR, from the coding sequence ATGCCGCGCTGGCTGCCGCGCGCAGTGATCCTCGTACTGGCCCTCGTCGCCTGTTTCCAGCTCGGCAGCTGGGCCTTCCACCAGCTGATCGGCCTGCTGGTCAACATCCTGATCGCGTTCTTCCTCGCGCTCGCTATCGAACCCGCAGTGGCGAGGATGGCGGCCCGCGGCGTGCGCCGGGGGCTCGCCACCTTCCTGGTGTTCCTCGCGGTCTTCGTCGCGGTCGCCGGCTTCCTCGCCCTGCTCGGCTCCATACTCGCCGGGCAGATCGTCGCCATGGTGGAAGGCTTCCCCGGCTACCTCGACCGGGTGATCCACTCGATCAACGACACCTTCCGCACCGACCTGTCGCGGCTGGAGATCCAGGAGAGCCTGCTGCGCTCCGACTGGCTGCGCAAGTACGTGCAGAACAGTGCGACCGGCGTGCTCGACGTGTCCGCCACCGTGCTCGGCGGACTCTTCAAACTGCTGACGATCGGGCTGTTCTCCTTCTACTTCGCCGCCGACGGACCGCGGCTGCGGCGCGCCCTGTGCTCCGTACTGCCGCCCGCCAAGCAGGCCGAGGTACTGCGCGCCTGGGAGATCGCCGTCGCCAAGACGGGCGGCTACCTCTACTCGCGCGGGCTGATGGCGCTGATCTCCGGGGTCGCGCACTACATCGTGCTGGCGGTGCTCGGCGTGCCGTACGCGCCCGCGCTCGCGGTGTGGGTGGGGCTGGTCTCCCAGTTCATCCCCACCATCGGCACCTATCTGGCGGGCGCGCTGCCGATGCTGCTCGCCTTCACCGTCAACCCCTGGTACGCGCTGTACGTACTGGGCTTCGTGGTGATCTACCAGCAGTTCGAGAACTACGTCCTCCAGCCCAAGCTGACCTCGAAGACCGTGGACATCCACCCGGCGGTGGCCTTCGGATCGGTCGTCGCGGGCACCGCCCTGCTCGGCGCGGTCGGGGCGCTCATCGCGATTCCGGCCATCGCCACCCTGCAGTCCTTCCTCGGCGCGTACGTCAAGCGGTACGAGCTGACGCAGGACGCGGATTCCTCTACTGCTCGTCCGCGACGACGCGTACGACTGCCAGGGCTTCGCTGA
- a CDS encoding Clp protease N-terminal domain-containing protein, with product MTNPSVEPVRMTNPVRLDDLIEAIKKVHTDSLEQLSDAVVAAEHLGDVADHLIGHFVDQARRSGASWTDIGRSMGVTRQAAQKRFVPKADKEGDGALDPSAGFGRFTPRARNVVMTAQNEARAAGGAEIRTEHLVLGLLAESEGLSGYALRTHGVAADDVRAAVTALLPPPLAEVPDLIPFDASAKKALELTFREALRLGHDFVGTEHILLALLELENGEGPLHGLGLDKAGVEATVSEALAVVRVVADEQ from the coding sequence ATGACGAACCCTTCAGTGGAACCCGTTCGCATGACCAATCCGGTACGCCTCGACGACCTCATCGAGGCCATCAAGAAGGTCCACACCGACTCCCTGGAGCAGCTCAGCGACGCCGTCGTCGCCGCCGAGCACCTCGGCGACGTGGCCGACCACCTCATCGGTCACTTCGTCGACCAGGCCCGCCGCTCCGGGGCCTCCTGGACCGACATCGGCCGGAGCATGGGCGTCACCCGCCAGGCCGCCCAGAAGCGCTTCGTCCCCAAGGCCGACAAGGAGGGCGACGGCGCTCTGGACCCCAGCGCGGGCTTCGGCCGGTTCACCCCGCGCGCCCGCAACGTCGTCATGACCGCACAGAACGAGGCCCGCGCCGCCGGCGGCGCCGAGATCCGCACCGAGCACCTGGTCCTGGGCCTCCTCGCCGAGTCCGAGGGCCTCTCGGGGTACGCCCTGCGCACCCACGGGGTCGCTGCGGACGACGTACGCGCCGCCGTGACGGCCCTGCTGCCGCCGCCCCTGGCGGAGGTCCCCGACCTGATCCCCTTCGACGCGTCCGCGAAGAAGGCCCTGGAGCTCACCTTCCGCGAGGCCCTGCGCCTGGGCCACGACTTCGTCGGTACGGAGCACATCCTGCTCGCGCTCCTGGAGCTGGAGAACGGTGAGGGCCCGCTGCACGGCCTCGGCCTGGACAAGGCCGGCGTCGAGGCGACCGTCAGCGAAGCCCTGGCAGTCGTACGCGTCGTCGCGGACGAGCAGTAG